A genomic window from Lotus japonicus ecotype B-129 chromosome 1, LjGifu_v1.2 includes:
- the LOC130738140 gene encoding uncharacterized protein LOC130738140: MATYLLLGDAEYWWRGARGIMKANNEKVNWITFRTAFLEKYFPTSALDERGAQFLTLRQGGMSIPEYASKLESLAKHFQFFNDHVDERYMCKRFVNGLRPDIEDSVRPLGIVRFQSLVEKATEVELMKNKRFNKAGTGGPMRSGFQKSVNTTVGGAENQAATKDVTCYKCGKQGHFANACPDARPICYNCNLPGHNDSQCRAPKAEPSVNTASGKRPAAKVRVYTMDGEEADRVDGLIRGECEINGNLLTDCVSRLKVHVTALSFDLMVTTPAKTLLANVACMHCSVVYRDGTFHANPNIPCVLRSVCSGVYRRILIYSKDTKEHEEHLHQVLQVLREKNLYANPSECEFWLEEVKFLGHVISKDGIAVDPAKVESEA, from the exons ATGGCTACATACCTAttgttgggagatgctgaatactggtggagaggcgccagaggaattaTGAAAGCTAACAATGAGAAAGTCAACTGGATCACTTTCCGTACTGcatttctggagaagtactTCCCAACTAGTGCTCTAGATGAGAGGggggcacagtttctgactcttcgtcagggaGGCATGTCCATACCGGAGTATGCTTCTAAACTGGAGTCTCTGGCTAAGCATTTTCAGTTCTTCAACGATCATGTTGACGAACggtacatgtgcaagcgctttgtgaatggactgaggcccgatattgaggaTTCGGTGAGGCCATTGGGGATCGTGCGATTCCAGTCATTagtggagaaggccacagaggtggagctaatgaagaacaagaggtttAACAAAGCTGGAAcggggggaccgatgaggtcag gatttCAGAAGTCAGTGAACACTACTGTTGGAGGTGCGGAAAACCAGGCCGCGACCAAGGATGTGACTTGCTACAAGTGTGGGAAGCAAGGGCACTTTGCCAATGCTTGCCCAGATGCAAGGCCCATATGCTACAACTGCAACCTACCGGGACACAACGACAGTCAGTGTAGGGCACCCAAGGCTGAGCCTTCTGTTAATACTGCAAGTGGAAAGCGCCCAGCTGCTAAAgtaagagtttacaccatggatggtgaggaaGCTGACAGAGTTGATGGTTTGATAAGGGGAGAGTGCGAGATTAATGGTAACctcctaact gacTGCGTGTCAAGACTGAAAGTACatgttactgctttgagttttgaCCTTATGGTGACTACACCTGCTAAAACCCTACTTGCTAATGTTGCTTGTATGCATTGCTCTGTAGTGTATAGAGATGGAACCTTTCATGCTAACCCA AACATTCCATgtgttcttagatcggtttgtagtggtgtttatcgacgaatTCTGATCTACTCCAAGGATACTAAGGAACATGAGGAACATCTACACCAAGtgttacaagtgctgagggagaaaaATCTGTATGCAAACCCTTCcgagtgtgaattttggcttgaGGAAgtcaaattcttaggccatgttatctcaaaagatGGAATTGCTGTAGATCCGGCGAAG gttgaatctgAAGCATAA